The window ATATTCTGCTTTAGAATCAAATTCTTTTCATACATTTCGTAACCCTTATATAATCTAAACTCGCAATTTCTGATTGTATAAGAATCTATTATAATCCATTTAAATTCCAAATAGTCTTTACCGCTTAAATCAACTTTCTCAGGATAAGGAGCTACTAGCCTTGGCTGTGGAGGATTATAAAAAATACCATCCCCGCGTCCCGCATAAACAAATGTTGTTAATGATAAGAAGCAAACCGCAAGAAACAATAACAAACTACTCTTCCTGTTTAGCATCTTCTCCTCCTCTTACAAGAAAACAGGCACCGCGGAATTTTCGGTGCCTATATGTAAAACGGGGTCGACGAGATTTGAACTCGCGGTCTTCGCCGTGACAGGGCGATGTGTTAGACCAGGCTACACCACGACCCCAAATTGAGAATGTTAATTATAACTGAAATTCCCCTGTTTGCAAACAAAATTTAAATGGGCGATAGAGGAGTTGAACCCCTGACCTTCTGAATGTAAGTCAGACGCTCTAACCAACTGAGCTAATCGCCCAAGGGTTACTATTATAAAAGAAATAAATCCCCGCGTCAACTAATGAGTTAATGAGGGCACAACTTACGGAACGAGCGAAGCGAGTGAACGTAAGTTGTCTGCCCGAATTAATCCCGCAAGCTTTTTGCGGGATAACGTCAACCTGTAGGGTTTTAAAGACTTTCTATTGCTCTCAATGGGTCTTTTGCTTCTAAGATTGGTCTGCCTATGACTAAAAAACTACTTCCTGCTTTTATAGCAGCTTCTGCTGTAGCAGTGCGCTTCTGATCATCTGATTTTGCTGATTTTGGCCTTATCCCCGGAGTTACAATTACAAAATCGCTCTTAATTTTACTGCGCAGATATGCAGTTTCTTTTGGAGAACATACAATTCCATCTAAACCGCATTGAAGTCCAAGTTTTGCCAATTTTAACACTCTTATCGGAGAAGATTTCTGACTAGTAAGCACTGTTACCCCGATTAAAAGGGGCCGTCTTAAACCTGTTTTGCAAGATTCATCCTCGGCAGCCTTAACTGCCGCCTTAAGCATCTCCTCTCCACCTTGAATATGAAGCGTTAACATTTTTACTTTTAGACGCACAGCTGAACGCACAGCATTGGCAACAGTATTAGGAATATCAAAAAATTTTAAATCCAGAAAAACCTCGCCACCTTTCTTCCTAACCACCTCAACAATCTTTGGCCCAATCGCAGTAAATAGATGGGAGCCGATTTTAAATATTTTTATATCAGGATAAAGCTTGTTAAGAAAATACTCTGCCTTTTTAAGGCTGTCCACATCCAAAGCAAGAATTATCTTTGAGTTTATATTTTTCATTTTTCAATTGCACCTATTAGTTCTTTTATGTCGCGAATATTATTCTCTCGGCAATATTTTTCTATGCCTTTAATTATCTCAACTGTGGCCTTTGGATTAACAAAGTTTGCTGTGCCAACACTAATCGCAGTTGCACCTGCAAGAAAGAATTCAATCGCATTTGCAGTATCCATTATACCACCCATACCGATAATAGGAATTTTAACTTTTTGAAAACACTCCCAAATCATTCTTACAGCAACCGGCCTTATCGCCGGGCCGCTTAGGCCAGCGGTTACCATGGCAATTTTAGGTTTTCTTGTATTTATATCAATACTCATACCGGAAAGAGTGTTTATTAAAGCGAGTGCATCGCTTCCGGCTCTTTCTGCTGCCAGCGCAATCTCAACAACATCCGTTACGTTTGGAGATAATTTAGTAATTAAAGGCTTGGTAGTCAACCTACGAACAACCTTCACTACTTCAAAAGTCGCCTTAGGGTCTTGAGAAATTAGGTGCTTTGTGCTTTTATCTTGAAACTTGAAACTTGAAACATGCGACTTTATATTGGGACAGGAAATATTTAATTCAATCGCGGAAATTTCTTTTATTTTACTTAATCGCTCAACTAGGATACCAAATTCATCAACATCTGTTTCGGAAGCAATACTTACTATTATTGGTACCCCTAACTTTTTAAGATAAGGTAATTTATTTTTAATAAATCCTTCTAACCCGGGATTCTCAAGCCCTATGGAATTAAGCATACCCGAAGGAGTTTCACAGGTGCGCGGCATAGGATTTCCCTGCCGGGGATTTAAGGTAATGGTCTTTGTTACAACAGCGCCTAACTTTTTTAAATCAATGAAGTCTTTGAATTCCTCAACATAACCAAAAGTTCCGGAGGCAACCATTACCGGGTTTTTGAGTTTCAATTTTCCTATATGAGTATTTAAGTTAGTCATTTTATTTTCCCAAAATCATTTGAAGCGCTACGACAGCGAGAAAAATCCCAAATCCTTTCTTAAGCATTGGGTCGGAAATATTCTGAACCATACCCGCCCCAAAAAAAGCTCCGATAAAGAACCCCAGAGCAACAAGAAGCGAGATTCCGATTTTTACATTCCCAGCCTGATAATATTTGATTGCAGCCAATAAACCGATAGGCAAAACCATTGCCGCTAACGTTGTCCCCTGCGCCTGATGCTGGCTTAACCCAAAAATATATACTAATGCAGGGATTATTATAATTCCACCGCCGATACCTAAAACCCCGCTTAAAAAACCTGCAGTCAAGCCTGTTAAAATACTCAAAAATATCTGCATTTAACTCCTCCTAGTCCCAGACTATTTCCTGCGCATCAAAAACCGGGCCTTCCTTACAAACTCTTTTAAACCCATTTTTCGTATTAACAACACAGCCCAAACACGCGCCTATCCCACAAGCCATATGTGCTTCAAGCGAAAGTTGCGCAGGGATTCTATGATCTCCTGCAACTCCTGATAAAGCCTTAAGCATAGGAGCTGGACCACAGCCAAAAATAGTTGCAGGTTTCAAGTTGCAAGTTTCAAGAAAAGATACCAATAAATCCGTAGCTATTCCTTTAAATCCTTTAGAGCCATCGTCAGTTGCAATTTCTACCTTGCAACCTAAACTCTTAAACTCCTTCTCGCAGAGTATCTGATTTTTCGTTCTCGCCCCAATCAATATTATTGGTTTACCTGAAACCTGAAACTTGACACTTGAAACTATTTTCTCCGCCAGAAATAACAACGGTGCTACTCCCATTCCTCCTGCAATCAAAATAGGTTGCAGGTTGCAGGTTTCAGGTTGCAAGAAAAACCCATTTCCCAATGGCCCAATAACGTCTAAATATTCTCCTACCTTTCTCGTTGAGAGAATTTTAGTAGCCTGCCCTTTAATCTCAACTAAAACTTTAAAATTCCTTCCTTTAACACTATGGATTCCTAATGGCCTGCGCAATAATGGCTCTGCTGCGTCAGAAACTTTTATCTCAATAAATTGCCCAGGTAATGCCTTCTTCGTTATATCAGAAGACTCGAGCATCAATTCAAAGAAGTCTTTGCCGATTTTCTGATTTGCTAAAATTTTTACTCTTTCCTTAAAAATATTTTTTATCATACTAATATAGAATTAAAAATGATCTTTGCTATGATTAAAAAAGCAAGTATCCAAGCCAAAGAAGAAAATTCTTTCTTAAGCCATTTGGGCTTAACTGAAAATATCCTATTCCCGCCCCTTTTAAACAATACTGAAAGGCTCGGGAAAAATTTTGGAGTATGTTTGCAGTAATTTTTAAAAGCCTCTCCAAATAAATTCTTTAGCTTTGCTTCTTCTTTTGTTATTTCAGGGATATATATTGAAAGATAAACTACAAGAAAAATAACCGCTATCCACCATTTAAAAAGGAACAATATAACTCCCAGCCCGATTAAAAGCGTTCCAAAATACATCGGATTGCGCATTAGTTTATATACACCGGTAGTAACCAGCGTTTTCCCGTCGGGATTCTCATCTGCCTTGTGCCCTCTTGCAATTATTCTTAAAAAATACCCTGAGATAACCAGTAACAATCCTATTCCCGAAAAAATCAGATTGGATAAACTGCTTTGGCCTTCTTGCAGAATTTGTTTATAGAAAAAAACCACTGCCATCACTGATAAAAATATCAAGAACCCTTGAATTTTAATACGTTTTTTCATGCTTAGTTCCTATTTTTGGCACTTTGCGCAGAAATAAGTTCCCCTTCCACCCAAAGCAATCCTTTTAATTGGCGTCTTGCAAACTAAACAAGGCTTATGTTCTCTTCCATAAACCTTGTGATACTTTGAATAATCCCCTTTTTCTCCGCTAAGCTGTATATAATTATCGACCGAAGAGCCTTTATGTTTGATTGCTTCCTGTAAAGTATCATTAATTTCCTTAAATAACAGCTCTTTTTCTTTTTCAGTTAATCTCTGAGCTGGGCGAGCTGGGTTAATCTTCGCTCGAAACAATGCTTCCGCAGCATAAAGATTCCCTATGCCGGAGATAAATGTTTGATCCATTAATAACGGCTTAATCTTTGTTTTTTTAGCTCCAAGCATTTTTTTAAATTGCTCTAAGCTTATATCAAAAGGCTCCGGGCCTAATCCTTGGATAAATTTTAATTTGTGCCAATCATCAATAAGCCGCATTTCGGCAAATAACCTCTGATCAAAAAAATCTAACAACTTGCCATCAGAGAATTTAAAAGTAACCCTGCTTTTTAAGCCTTCCCCCGGATAAACCAACTGCCCGGTCATTTTTAAATGGATAGATAAAGACTTACCATTTGATAATTCCAAAACCAAAAGCTTTCCTTTGCGCAAAATATTTTTTATTACTGCGTTTTTTAAACCGCTGACAAAATCTTTTTCTTTTGGCTCTTGGATGACTCTTGGGTTATTTACAATCACATCCGTAATTTTTTTACCCAAAATCGCCTGCTCTAATTCCCTTTTAATTGTTTCAACTTCCGGTAGTTCTGGCATATTAGATTCTTCTCTTAACTTCCTTGACTGCTTCCTCAACTGTCTTGGCTTTAATGACGCCCGGGATGTCCCAAGATTTTAAACTAACCACCGGTATGCCAAATTGCAGGCAATAAGCAATCTCTGACAATGTTCCGGCTTCACCGGGCAATGCCACAACCACGTCTCCCGCTTTTACTACTAAAACATTTCTTGCCAAACCTATACCCGTAGGGATAACAATGTCTATATGCTTATTTGCATCTTTTTTGTCGTAACCCGGTATAATACCTATGGTTAGACCACCTCCGGCCTTAAAACCGGCACTTACTGCAGTCATACAGCCTGTCAACCCTCCAGAAACGAGCACATCCGCCACTTTAGCGAGTTTTTTGCCTAAATTATGGGCTAATTGCTCCACTTCCTCAGTACAAGCCCTACCTCCTATGACACTCACGACCTTTTTTCTCATCTTTATTTAATGCGCCTGGCGGGAATTGAACCTGCACCACCAGCTCCGGAGGCTGGTGCCCTATCCGTTGGGCCACAGGCGCAAACCTTCTTTAATCTTTAATAAAACAATCTTTTGATCTTTAACCTTAAACTGCTGAACAGAAAATTGCTGCAACTCTTTTACTCCCTTAGCAGCAAGAGATTCTCGCATATAATCCATACATCTTTGTTTGCCCGCACCTGACCCATAGGTTGTAAAAATAACAACTTGTTTATTTTCTACACCTGTACATTTTGCCAAATAAGTATTTATTGCCGGCGCTGGCCCAAATGCCCAAACCGGAGAACCAAAACAAATCAAATCATACCCGGATAAATCATAGTTCGTTTCCTCTAATTTTGCTTTTGTATGGGAGAAGGCTCTCTTACATTGGCCAAGAAAAGATTTTGATTCATCCGGAGCTTTTAATTCTATTTGCTCAACACTTCCAAATTGTAACAAATACATAGCTAATGCCTCTGCTACTTTTCTTGTATTCCCGCTATATGAATAATACACAATTGCGCTTTTCATTAAAATAGGCTTAACTGCTTTTCTCCCTGCTCTGGCTTATTGTTATTATCTTTGGCAATTGAAATAATACCGTATTCCCCATCAAATCCGGCTTTAATATTAACCTTACCCTCGCGTACATTTATAACTGCTTCTGCAATTGCCTTTGGCAGCCCTTTTAATAGTTCTTCTTTTGAAGCCTTAAGAAGAATATTGAATTCTGTGCCAAATTTAGCAATTAACCCCATATATTCTCTTTCAACTGTCTGGGAAGCTTTCCCCATTCCCTTTACATCGGCAATGATTTCATCTAAAGGGATTAAATTTTTAAAAGGGATGCTGTTATCCGGCACAAATCCATCCGGCCTGTCTGCAAGCTGGTCTACGCGGTTCATGACACCTACGGTAACCGGTTTTCCGCATTTTGGGCACATGCCTTTATTTTTCTTGGTTTCTTCCGGGGATAATCTTGCATCGCAAAGCCTGTGGCCGTCAAAATGATATTTTCCTTCTTCCGGAAAAAATTCAATCGTATATAAAAATCTTTTTTTGTCTTTTGTCTTTAGTACTTCTCTTATAGTATTATAATTTAAATCGCAATTAAAAACATTCGCCTCTCTTCCTATCTTCTGCGGTGAATGCGAATCGCTGTTAGATATTAAACTAAATTTATCCAAAGCGCTCAAACGCCAATTCATTGCCGGATCGCTGGAAAGCCCGGTCTCAAGAGCAAATATCTTTGGAGTTGCTTTCTCAAAACAATCCTCAATTTTATCAAACCCTGACATTGAGCCAAAGAGAGAAAACCACGGTGTCCAAATATGCCCTGGGATAACCATGCAGTTTTCATCAATATCAAATACGATACGCGCAAGTTCCGCAGCATCAAGCCCTAAGATCGGCCGGCCGTCGCTAGAAAGGTTTCCGCAGCGGCTTAATGTTTCATTAATCTTATCGGTGGTTTTAAAAGAAGGGCTAAATATTAAATTGTGTATGCGGTAGGTCTTGCCTTTTTTAGAATAAATACTGCTGATTTCTGCGGTTAAAATAAAATTAATGCCGTTGTGCTTATACAAACCGTTGCCAGTATCTTCTAAATTGTGTTTTAGTTCTTCAAGCCAAAGATGATGGGTAAAATCACCTGTCCCCATCAAAGTAATCCCTTTTAATTTAGCCCAATCAGCCAGATGCTTAATATCCATATCCCGGCTTGTTGCACGGGAATATTTTGAATGAATATGAAAATCAGCAATAAATTCCATTTTTTGGTTTAATCTAAATTTTGATATACTATTTTTCCATTAAGAATAGTATATTTTACCACACCTTTGAGTTTTCTGTCTAAAAAAGGCGAGTTTTTTGATTTTGAAACGATTGTTTGTTTGGTAAGGATTACTTCTTGCTTAGGATCAACTATAATAATATCAGCATCACTGCCTGCACTTAATGCCCCTTTATTGATACCGAGTATTTTTGAAGGATTTAAGGATATTTTTTTAACCAAAGAACCCCAATCCAGGATATTTTTATCAATTAATTCCGTAATGCTCACCGCCAATCCCGATTCTAACCCGATTTTACCAAACTCTGCGCGGTCAAATTCAATATCTTTTTCATTCTCGGTATGCGGCGCATGATCAGATGCGATTGCATCAATAATGTCGTTTTTTAATCCCTCTTTGATTACCAATACGTCCTCTTTTGTCCTTAAAGGAGGATTCATTTTCATATTGGTATCGTATCCTACCACATCATCCTCTGACAAAGCGAAATAATGAGGAGCTGTCTCACAAGTAATCTTAATTCCTTTTTTCTTGGCCTTGCTAATTATCTCAACAGACTCTTTACAGCTTACATGCGCGATATGTATCGCTGCTCCTGCTTTTTCTGCCAAATCAATGTCGCGCTGAATACGCAAATACTCTGATTCTTTGGATATTCCCCGCAAGCCCAGCTTAGTAGAAATAAATCCTAAATTTATTACCCCATTATTAGAGAGCGATTTATCTTCACAATGATCAATAACAAGGATTTTTTCTTTGGCTGATTTTTTAAGTGCTTCTAAGAACACTTTCTCGTCATCAACATTAGAGCCGTCGTCGGTAACAACAATTATGCCTGCCTTTTTTAGCTCAGCTATATTAGTAATTTCTTTCCCAAGGCGTCCAAGAGTAATTGCCCCGCTTATAAAAACATTGCACTTTGCATCTTTTTTTATTATCCTCTGCAGCAATTTCACATTTTCTACCGAATCAATTGCGGGAGTTGTGTTCGGCATTGCCAAGAGAGAAGTTACTCCTCCTTTAAGGGCGGCTTTAGTCCCAGTCAAAACTGTTTCTTTGTCTTCTCTGCCCGGCTCTCTTAAATGCACATGTATATCAACGCCTCCGGGCATAACAATCATACCTTTAGCATCAATAATATTATCAACCTTACTTTTAATATCTTTTCCGACCTGTGAAATCTTAGAATCATCAATTAAAATGTCACAAATAGCGTCAATATTATTGGCCGGGTCAATCACCCTGCCGTTTTTTATAAGTATTTTAGACATCTTTAATATGCTCGTTTGCATGGGCGACTAAAAATAATACTGCCATTCTTACGGCAATCCCATTTGTTACCTGTTCTAATATAACTGAATTCATTCCATCGGCTACTTCGCTTGACATCTCAACTCCACGATTTATCGGCCCGGGATGCATTACAATAATATTCTTTTTTGCTTTTTGCAGCCTTTCGGAAGTTATCCCGAAATTCTTAAAATATTCCAGCTGTTTTGGAAAAGCATTTTGTTCATCGCGCTCAAACTGCATTCTTAAAACATTTACCGCATCAGCTTTGGCAAGCGCTTCGTCTATATCGTGCGTTACTGTGACTCCCATTCTTTCTATCTGCGGAGGAATGAGTATTTTGGGCGCACAAACAGTTACATTTGCCCCCAGCTTAGTTAACCCCCAAATATTAGAACGGGCAACGCGCGAATGAGCTATGTCGCCTATTATGCTCACATTTAATCCTTGAATTTTTCCCAGCTTTTCTCTTAAAGTGAAAATATCTAACAGTGCCTGCGTTGGATGCTCATGCCAGCCGTCGCCGGCATTAACTACGCTTGCATGCACATTTTTTGCAAGCATTACTGCAGCACCCGAA is drawn from Candidatus Omnitrophota bacterium and contains these coding sequences:
- the pyrF gene encoding orotidine-5'-phosphate decarboxylase, which encodes MKNINSKIILALDVDSLKKAEYFLNKLYPDIKIFKIGSHLFTAIGPKIVEVVRKKGGEVFLDLKFFDIPNTVANAVRSAVRLKVKMLTLHIQGGEEMLKAAVKAAEDESCKTGLRRPLLIGVTVLTSQKSSPIRVLKLAKLGLQCGLDGIVCSPKETAYLRSKIKSDFVIVTPGIRPKSAKSDDQKRTATAEAAIKAGSSFLVIGRPILEAKDPLRAIESL
- a CDS encoding dihydroorotate dehydrogenase, with amino-acid sequence MTNLNTHIGKLKLKNPVMVASGTFGYVEEFKDFIDLKKLGAVVTKTITLNPRQGNPMPRTCETPSGMLNSIGLENPGLEGFIKNKLPYLKKLGVPIIVSIASETDVDEFGILVERLSKIKEISAIELNISCPNIKSHVSSFKFQDKSTKHLISQDPKATFEVVKVVRRLTTKPLITKLSPNVTDVVEIALAAERAGSDALALINTLSGMSIDINTRKPKIAMVTAGLSGPAIRPVAVRMIWECFQKVKIPIIGMGGIMDTANAIEFFLAGATAISVGTANFVNPKATVEIIKGIEKYCRENNIRDIKELIGAIEK
- a CDS encoding sulfite exporter TauE/SafE family protein, encoding MQIFLSILTGLTAGFLSGVLGIGGGIIIIPALVYIFGLSQHQAQGTTLAAMVLPIGLLAAIKYYQAGNVKIGISLLVALGFFIGAFFGAGMVQNISDPMLKKGFGIFLAVVALQMILGK
- a CDS encoding dihydroorotate dehydrogenase electron transfer subunit, giving the protein MIKNIFKERVKILANQKIGKDFFELMLESSDITKKALPGQFIEIKVSDAAEPLLRRPLGIHSVKGRNFKVLVEIKGQATKILSTRKVGEYLDVIGPLGNGFFLQPETCNLQPILIAGGMGVAPLLFLAEKIVSSVKFQVSGKPIILIGARTKNQILCEKEFKSLGCKVEIATDDGSKGFKGIATDLLVSFLETCNLKPATIFGCGPAPMLKALSGVAGDHRIPAQLSLEAHMACGIGACLGCVVNTKNGFKRVCKEGPVFDAQEIVWD
- a CDS encoding isoprenylcysteine carboxylmethyltransferase family protein, producing MKKRIKIQGFLIFLSVMAVVFFYKQILQEGQSSLSNLIFSGIGLLLVISGYFLRIIARGHKADENPDGKTLVTTGVYKLMRNPMYFGTLLIGLGVILFLFKWWIAVIFLVVYLSIYIPEITKEEAKLKNLFGEAFKNYCKHTPKFFPSLSVLFKRGGNRIFSVKPKWLKKEFSSLAWILAFLIIAKIIFNSILV
- the mutM gene encoding DNA-formamidopyrimidine glycosylase — encoded protein: MPELPEVETIKRELEQAILGKKITDVIVNNPRVIQEPKEKDFVSGLKNAVIKNILRKGKLLVLELSNGKSLSIHLKMTGQLVYPGEGLKSRVTFKFSDGKLLDFFDQRLFAEMRLIDDWHKLKFIQGLGPEPFDISLEQFKKMLGAKKTKIKPLLMDQTFISGIGNLYAAEALFRAKINPARPAQRLTEKEKELLFKEINDTLQEAIKHKGSSVDNYIQLSGEKGDYSKYHKVYGREHKPCLVCKTPIKRIALGGRGTYFCAKCQK
- a CDS encoding TIGR00725 family protein, which gives rise to MRKKVVSVIGGRACTEEVEQLAHNLGKKLAKVADVLVSGGLTGCMTAVSAGFKAGGGLTIGIIPGYDKKDANKHIDIVIPTGIGLARNVLVVKAGDVVVALPGEAGTLSEIAYCLQFGIPVVSLKSWDIPGVIKAKTVEEAVKEVKRRI
- a CDS encoding NAD(P)H-dependent oxidoreductase, giving the protein MKSAIVYYSYSGNTRKVAEALAMYLLQFGSVEQIELKAPDESKSFLGQCKRAFSHTKAKLEETNYDLSGYDLICFGSPVWAFGPAPAINTYLAKCTGVENKQVVIFTTYGSGAGKQRCMDYMRESLAAKGVKELQQFSVQQFKVKDQKIVLLKIKEGLRLWPNG
- a CDS encoding endonuclease Q family protein translates to MEFIADFHIHSKYSRATSRDMDIKHLADWAKLKGITLMGTGDFTHHLWLEELKHNLEDTGNGLYKHNGINFILTAEISSIYSKKGKTYRIHNLIFSPSFKTTDKINETLSRCGNLSSDGRPILGLDAAELARIVFDIDENCMVIPGHIWTPWFSLFGSMSGFDKIEDCFEKATPKIFALETGLSSDPAMNWRLSALDKFSLISNSDSHSPQKIGREANVFNCDLNYNTIREVLKTKDKKRFLYTIEFFPEEGKYHFDGHRLCDARLSPEETKKNKGMCPKCGKPVTVGVMNRVDQLADRPDGFVPDNSIPFKNLIPLDEIIADVKGMGKASQTVEREYMGLIAKFGTEFNILLKASKEELLKGLPKAIAEAVINVREGKVNIKAGFDGEYGIISIAKDNNNKPEQGEKQLSLF
- a CDS encoding dihydroorotase yields the protein MSKILIKNGRVIDPANNIDAICDILIDDSKISQVGKDIKSKVDNIIDAKGMIVMPGGVDIHVHLREPGREDKETVLTGTKAALKGGVTSLLAMPNTTPAIDSVENVKLLQRIIKKDAKCNVFISGAITLGRLGKEITNIAELKKAGIIVVTDDGSNVDDEKVFLEALKKSAKEKILVIDHCEDKSLSNNGVINLGFISTKLGLRGISKESEYLRIQRDIDLAEKAGAAIHIAHVSCKESVEIISKAKKKGIKITCETAPHYFALSEDDVVGYDTNMKMNPPLRTKEDVLVIKEGLKNDIIDAIASDHAPHTENEKDIEFDRAEFGKIGLESGLAVSITELIDKNILDWGSLVKKISLNPSKILGINKGALSAGSDADIIIVDPKQEVILTKQTIVSKSKNSPFLDRKLKGVVKYTILNGKIVYQNLD
- a CDS encoding aspartate carbamoyltransferase catalytic subunit, coding for MSWERKDLLGIEELSKEEIEQILDTADSFKEVSTREIKKVPALRGKTVVNLFYEPSTRTRVSFEVAAKRLSADVINIATETSSVKKGETLIDTGKNIEALKIDIIVMRHNYSGAAVMLAKNVHASVVNAGDGWHEHPTQALLDIFTLREKLGKIQGLNVSIIGDIAHSRVARSNIWGLTKLGANVTVCAPKILIPPQIERMGVTVTHDIDEALAKADAVNVLRMQFERDEQNAFPKQLEYFKNFGITSERLQKAKKNIIVMHPGPINRGVEMSSEVADGMNSVILEQVTNGIAVRMAVLFLVAHANEHIKDV